A genomic window from Pseudomonas alcaligenes includes:
- a CDS encoding carbon-nitrogen hydrolase family protein produces MPSLCLAAAQSLSIPGDLAANIERHCAFVQAAATAGAQLLLFPELSLSGYEPERVASCVVDPAGPALAPLRELAQQKKMILILGAPLASGSERPHIGAIVLFPDGSHATYHKRHLHPGEERWASAGDAASCSFALGAERCALAICADTGHAEHAAAAAATGASLYLAGVLISKQGYATDSATLQGHAARHGFGVLMANHGGPSGGYAAAGRSAFWDARGQLVGATEGPGEQLLILRGQPDGAWSAQRLTP; encoded by the coding sequence ATGCCCAGTCTCTGCCTAGCCGCCGCCCAGAGCTTGTCCATTCCCGGCGACCTGGCCGCCAACATCGAACGCCACTGCGCCTTCGTCCAGGCGGCAGCCACGGCCGGTGCCCAGCTGCTGCTGTTTCCCGAGCTGTCGCTGAGCGGCTACGAGCCCGAACGGGTCGCCAGCTGCGTGGTCGACCCGGCAGGCCCGGCCCTGGCTCCGCTGCGCGAACTGGCGCAGCAGAAAAAGATGATCCTGATTCTCGGCGCGCCGCTGGCCAGCGGCAGCGAGCGTCCGCATATCGGCGCCATCGTGCTGTTCCCCGATGGCAGCCATGCCACCTACCACAAGCGCCATCTGCACCCCGGCGAGGAACGCTGGGCCAGCGCCGGCGACGCCGCGAGCTGCAGCTTTGCCCTCGGGGCCGAGCGCTGCGCCCTGGCCATCTGCGCCGACACCGGCCATGCCGAACATGCCGCCGCAGCGGCGGCGACCGGTGCCTCGCTGTACCTGGCCGGCGTGCTGATCTCGAAGCAGGGCTATGCCACCGACAGCGCCACCCTGCAGGGGCATGCGGCCCGGCATGGCTTCGGCGTACTGATGGCCAACCATGGCGGCCCCTCGGGTGGTTATGCGGCGGCCGGGCGCAGCGCGTTCTGGGATGCGCGCGGGCAGCTGGTCGGCGCCACCGAGGGCCCTGGCGAACAGCTGCTGATCCTGCGCGGCCAGCCCGACGGCGCCTGGAGTGCGCAACGACTCACCCCATGA
- the sstT gene encoding serine/threonine transporter SstT has product MLLRPLVQLLNRTSLVLQIAIGLVAGILLALLLPQATEEVGFLGTLFISALKAVAPVLVFILVASAIANHKPGQPTHIRPILMLYLIGTLAAAIVAVIASSLWPSTLVLHDAATGTTPPGGIAEVLKTLALNVVDNPVNALLKGNFVGILAWAIGLGIAIRHGSETTRAIFADLSHGVTLIVRVVIRCAPLGVFGLVATTFADAGLKALAGYAQLLAVLIGCMLFVALVVNPLIVFSQIRRNPYPLVFTCLRESGITAFFTRSSAANVPVNLQLAERLGLHEDTYSVSIPLGATINMAGAAITISVLTLAAANTLGIAVDMPTAILLCVVSAVCACGASGVAGGSLLLIPLACSLFGIPAEVAMQVVAIGFIIGILQDSAETALNSSTDVLFTAAACLARDKA; this is encoded by the coding sequence ATGCTCCTTCGCCCCCTCGTACAGCTGCTCAACCGCACCAGCCTGGTCCTGCAGATCGCCATCGGCCTGGTCGCCGGCATCCTGCTGGCCCTGCTCCTGCCGCAGGCCACCGAAGAAGTCGGCTTCCTCGGCACCCTGTTCATCTCCGCCCTGAAGGCCGTGGCGCCGGTGCTGGTGTTCATCCTGGTGGCCTCGGCCATCGCCAACCACAAGCCGGGCCAGCCCACCCATATCCGCCCGATCCTGATGCTGTACCTGATCGGTACCCTGGCTGCCGCCATCGTCGCGGTTATCGCCAGCAGCCTGTGGCCCTCGACCCTGGTGCTGCATGATGCGGCCACCGGCACCACGCCGCCCGGCGGCATCGCCGAAGTGCTCAAGACCCTGGCGCTGAACGTGGTGGACAACCCGGTCAACGCCCTGCTCAAGGGCAACTTCGTCGGCATCCTGGCCTGGGCCATTGGCCTGGGCATCGCCATCCGCCACGGCAGCGAGACCACCCGCGCGATCTTCGCCGACCTGTCCCACGGCGTGACCCTGATCGTCCGCGTGGTGATCCGCTGCGCCCCGCTCGGCGTGTTCGGCCTGGTCGCCACCACCTTCGCCGACGCAGGCCTCAAGGCCCTGGCCGGCTATGCCCAGCTGCTCGCCGTGCTGATCGGCTGCATGCTGTTCGTCGCCCTGGTGGTCAACCCGCTGATCGTGTTCAGCCAGATCCGCCGCAATCCCTACCCGCTGGTGTTCACGTGCCTGCGCGAGAGTGGCATCACCGCCTTCTTCACCCGCAGTTCGGCGGCCAACGTGCCGGTCAACCTGCAGCTGGCCGAGCGCCTGGGCCTGCACGAGGACACCTACTCGGTGTCCATCCCGCTGGGCGCCACCATCAACATGGCCGGTGCCGCCATCACCATCAGCGTGCTGACCCTGGCCGCCGCCAATACCCTGGGCATCGCCGTGGACATGCCGACCGCCATCCTGCTCTGCGTGGTCTCGGCGGTGTGCGCCTGCGGTGCCTCCGGCGTGGCCGGCGGCTCGCTGCTGCTGATCCCGCTGGCCTGCAGCCTGTTCGGTATCCCCGCCGAGGTGGCCATGCAGGTGGTGGCCATCGGCTTCATCATCGGCATCCTGCAGGACAGCGCCGAGACCGCGCTGAACTCCTCCACCGACGTGCTGTTCACCGCCGCCGCCTGCCTGGCCCGCGACAAGGCCTGA
- a CDS encoding ABC transporter ATP-binding protein yields the protein MLSFNNVSTFYGKIQALHDVSIEVEKGEIVTLIGANGAGKSTLLMTLCGNPRASSGSIRYMGEELVGQESCDIMRKSIAVVPEGRRVFARLTVEENLAMGGFFGSKADNQEQLDKVLHLFPRLKERFEQRAGTMSGGEQQMLAIGRALMSKPKLLLLDEPSLGLAPIIIQQIFDIIEQLRKDGVTVFLVEQNANQALKLADRAYVLENGRIVMQGTGADLLVDPKVRDAYLGG from the coding sequence ATGCTGAGTTTCAACAACGTCTCCACCTTCTACGGCAAGATCCAGGCCCTGCACGACGTCAGCATCGAAGTCGAGAAAGGTGAAATCGTCACCCTGATCGGCGCCAACGGCGCCGGCAAGTCGACCCTGCTGATGACCCTGTGCGGCAACCCGCGCGCGTCCAGCGGCAGCATCCGCTACATGGGAGAGGAACTGGTCGGCCAGGAATCCTGCGACATCATGCGCAAGAGCATCGCCGTGGTGCCGGAAGGCCGTCGCGTGTTCGCCCGCCTGACCGTCGAGGAAAACCTGGCCATGGGCGGCTTCTTCGGCAGCAAGGCGGACAACCAGGAGCAGCTGGACAAGGTCCTGCACCTGTTCCCGCGCCTCAAGGAGCGCTTCGAGCAGCGCGCCGGCACCATGTCCGGCGGCGAACAGCAGATGCTCGCCATCGGCCGCGCGCTGATGAGCAAGCCCAAGCTGCTGCTGCTCGACGAACCGTCCCTGGGCCTGGCGCCGATCATCATCCAGCAGATCTTCGACATCATCGAACAGCTGCGCAAGGATGGCGTAACCGTGTTCCTGGTCGAGCAGAACGCCAACCAGGCGCTCAAGCTGGCCGATCGCGCCTATGTGCTGGAAAACGGGCGCATCGTCATGCAGGGCACCGGCGCCGACCTGCTGGTCGACCCCAAGGTACGCGACGCCTACCTCGGCGGCTGA
- the livG gene encoding high-affinity branched-chain amino acid ABC transporter ATP-binding protein LivG, translated as MSRPILEVSGLTMRFGGLLAVNNVALTVQPKQVVSMIGPNGAGKTTVFNCLTGFYQPTGGVILLDDEPIQHLPGHKIAHKGVVRTFQNVRLFKEMTAVENLLVAQHRHLNTNFLAGLLKTPSFRRSEKAAMEYAAHWLEEVNLTDVANRPAGTLAYGQQRRLEIARCMMTRPRILMLDEPAAGLNPKETEDLKALIGMLRDDHDVTVLLIEHDMHLVMSISDHIYVINQGTPLADGTPEQIRNNPDVIKAYLGEA; from the coding sequence ATGAGCCGCCCGATTCTCGAAGTCAGCGGGCTGACCATGCGCTTCGGCGGCCTGCTGGCCGTCAACAATGTCGCCCTAACCGTGCAACCCAAGCAGGTGGTGTCGATGATCGGCCCGAACGGCGCCGGCAAGACCACCGTGTTCAACTGCCTGACCGGCTTCTACCAGCCCACCGGCGGCGTGATCCTGCTCGACGACGAGCCGATCCAGCACCTGCCGGGCCACAAGATCGCCCACAAGGGCGTGGTGCGCACATTCCAGAACGTTCGCCTGTTCAAGGAAATGACCGCGGTGGAGAACCTGCTGGTGGCCCAGCACCGCCACCTCAACACCAACTTCCTCGCCGGCCTGCTCAAGACCCCGAGCTTCCGCCGCAGCGAGAAGGCGGCCATGGAGTATGCGGCGCACTGGCTGGAAGAGGTCAACCTCACCGACGTGGCCAACCGCCCGGCAGGCACCCTGGCCTACGGCCAGCAGCGCCGCCTGGAGATCGCCCGCTGCATGATGACGCGCCCGCGCATCCTCATGCTCGATGAGCCGGCGGCCGGCCTCAACCCCAAGGAAACCGAGGACCTCAAGGCGCTGATCGGCATGCTGCGCGACGACCATGACGTCACCGTGCTGTTGATCGAACACGACATGCACCTGGTCATGAGCATTTCCGACCACATCTACGTGATCAACCAGGGCACCCCCCTGGCGGACGGCACACCGGAGCAGATCCGCAACAATCCGGACGTGATCAAAGCCTATCTGGGGGAGGCGTAA
- a CDS encoding high-affinity branched-chain amino acid ABC transporter permease LivM, whose product MTKNLKTAFFSALLVLAVAYPVLGLKLTTVGIKLEVHGASPAVLWTIAAAAVAMFFWQLFRDRIGSAWASVPSMPKVPASTSNFLTLPSTQRWIILGLIVVALAWPFFGSRGAVDIATLILIYVMLGLGLNIVVGLAGLLDLGYVGFYAVGAYSYALLSHYYGLGFWECLPIAGLMAAFFGFILGFPVLRLRGDYLAIVTLGFGEIIRILLRNMTEVTGGPNGISNIEKPTLFGLSFERRAAEGMQTFHEFFGVAYNSINKVIFLYLIALLLVLLTLFVINRLLRMPIGRAWEALREDEIACRALGMNPTVIKLSAFTLGATFAGFAGSFFAARQGLVTPESFTFIESAIILAIVVLGGMGSQLGIILAAVVMILLPELAREFNEYRMLMFGALMVLMMIWRPQGLLPMQRPHLELKP is encoded by the coding sequence ATGACCAAGAACCTCAAGACCGCCTTCTTCAGCGCCCTGCTGGTGCTGGCCGTGGCCTATCCGGTGCTCGGCCTGAAGCTGACCACCGTCGGCATCAAGCTGGAAGTGCACGGCGCCAGCCCGGCCGTGCTCTGGACCATCGCCGCGGCGGCCGTGGCCATGTTCTTCTGGCAACTGTTCCGTGACCGCATCGGCAGCGCCTGGGCCAGCGTACCCAGCATGCCGAAGGTGCCGGCCAGTACGAGCAACTTCCTCACCCTACCCTCCACCCAGCGCTGGATCATCCTCGGCCTGATCGTGGTCGCCCTGGCCTGGCCGTTCTTCGGCAGCCGCGGCGCCGTGGACATCGCCACCCTGATCCTGATCTACGTGATGCTCGGCCTCGGCCTGAACATCGTGGTCGGCCTGGCCGGCCTGCTCGACCTGGGTTACGTCGGCTTCTATGCCGTGGGCGCCTACAGCTATGCGCTGCTGTCGCACTACTACGGCCTGGGCTTCTGGGAATGCCTGCCGATCGCCGGCCTGATGGCCGCCTTCTTCGGCTTCATCCTCGGCTTCCCGGTGCTGCGCCTGCGCGGCGACTACCTGGCCATCGTCACCCTTGGCTTCGGCGAGATCATCCGCATCCTGCTGCGCAACATGACCGAGGTCACCGGCGGCCCCAACGGCATCAGCAACATCGAGAAGCCGACCCTGTTCGGCCTGTCGTTCGAGCGCCGTGCCGCCGAGGGCATGCAGACCTTCCACGAGTTCTTCGGCGTCGCCTACAACTCGATCAACAAGGTGATCTTCCTCTACCTGATCGCCCTGCTGCTGGTGCTGCTGACCCTGTTCGTGATCAACCGCCTGCTGCGCATGCCGATCGGCCGCGCCTGGGAAGCGCTGCGCGAAGACGAGATCGCCTGCCGCGCGCTGGGCATGAACCCCACCGTGATCAAGCTGTCCGCCTTCACCCTGGGTGCCACCTTCGCTGGTTTCGCCGGTAGCTTCTTCGCCGCCCGCCAGGGTCTGGTCACCCCCGAGTCCTTCACCTTCATCGAGTCGGCGATCATCCTCGCCATCGTCGTACTGGGTGGCATGGGCTCGCAGCTCGGCATCATCCTCGCCGCCGTGGTGATGATCCTGCTGCCGGAACTCGCCCGCGAGTTCAACGAGTACCGCATGCTGATGTTCGGCGCCCTGATGGTGCTGATGATGATCTGGCGTCCGCAGGGCCTGCTGCCCATGCAACGCCCGCACCTGGAGTTGAAACCATGA
- the livH gene encoding high-affinity branched-chain amino acid ABC transporter permease LivH, with translation MPELYHYLQQLVNGLTVGSTYALIAIGYTMVYGIIGMINFAHGEVYMIGSYVAFIVIAGLTMMGLDSLPLLIIGAFAASIIVASAYGYSIERVAYRPLRGSNRLIPLISAIGMSIFLQNEVLLAQDSKDKAIPNLIPGNIVFGESTMNGVVISYMQILIFVVTFLVMYGLTMFISKSRLGRACRACAEDIKMANLLGINTNNIIALTFVIGATLAAVAAVLLGMQYGVINPHIGFLAGIKAFTAAVLGGIGSIPGAMLGGLVLGVAEAFGADIFGDQYKDVVAFSLLVLVLLFRPTGILGRPEVEKV, from the coding sequence ATGCCTGAGCTCTATCACTACCTGCAACAGCTGGTTAACGGTCTGACCGTTGGCAGCACCTATGCCCTGATCGCCATCGGCTACACCATGGTCTACGGCATCATCGGCATGATCAACTTCGCCCACGGCGAGGTGTACATGATTGGCTCGTACGTGGCCTTCATCGTCATCGCCGGGCTGACCATGATGGGGCTGGACAGCCTCCCCCTGCTGATCATCGGCGCCTTCGCCGCCAGCATCATAGTCGCCAGCGCCTACGGCTACAGCATCGAACGGGTGGCCTACCGGCCGCTACGCGGCAGCAACCGCCTGATCCCGTTGATCTCGGCCATCGGTATGTCGATCTTCCTGCAGAACGAAGTGCTCCTCGCGCAGGATTCGAAAGACAAGGCCATTCCCAACCTGATCCCCGGCAACATCGTGTTCGGCGAGAGCACCATGAATGGCGTGGTGATCTCCTACATGCAGATCCTGATCTTCGTCGTCACCTTCCTGGTGATGTACGGCCTGACCATGTTCATCTCCAAGTCCCGCCTCGGTCGCGCCTGCCGCGCCTGTGCCGAGGACATCAAGATGGCCAACCTGCTGGGCATCAACACCAACAACATCATCGCCCTGACCTTCGTCATCGGTGCCACCCTGGCCGCCGTGGCCGCGGTGCTGCTGGGCATGCAGTACGGCGTGATCAACCCGCACATCGGCTTCCTCGCCGGCATCAAGGCGTTCACCGCCGCCGTGCTCGGTGGCATCGGCAGCATCCCGGGCGCCATGCTCGGCGGCCTGGTGCTGGGCGTGGCCGAGGCCTTCGGTGCCGACATCTTCGGTGACCAGTACAAGGACGTGGTGGCCTTCAGCCTGCTAGTGCTGGTGCTGCTGTTCCGTCCGACCGGCATCCTCGGCCGTCCGGAGGTCGAGAAAGTATGA
- a CDS encoding branched-chain amino acid ABC transporter substrate-binding protein yields MKQATKQVTKLFAAMALAGAASYSMAADTIKIALAGPVTGAVAQYGEMQFIGAEMAIEQINKAGGVNGAMLEGVKYDDACDPKQAVAVANKIVNDEVKYVVGHLCSSSTQPASDIYEDEGILMITAASTSPDITARGYQLVFRTIGLDSLQGPTAGNFIADHVKPQTVAVVHDKQQYGEGIATAVKQTLEGKGTKVAVFEGINAGDKDFSSLISKLKQANVDFVYYGGYHPELGLLLRQAAEKGLKAKFMGPEGVGNKEISAIAGPASEGLLVTLPKSFDQDPKNQALVEAFKAKNQDPSGPFVFPAYAAVQVMAEGMKKAGSTDTDKVAAALRANSFETPTGTLAFDEKGDLKDFSFVVYEWHQDGTKTEAK; encoded by the coding sequence ATGAAACAGGCTACCAAGCAAGTGACCAAGCTGTTCGCCGCCATGGCCCTGGCTGGCGCCGCCAGCTATTCGATGGCCGCTGACACCATCAAGATCGCTCTGGCCGGTCCGGTGACCGGTGCCGTTGCCCAGTACGGCGAAATGCAGTTCATCGGTGCCGAAATGGCCATCGAGCAGATCAACAAGGCCGGCGGGGTGAACGGCGCGATGCTCGAAGGCGTCAAGTACGACGACGCCTGCGATCCGAAGCAGGCCGTGGCCGTGGCCAACAAGATCGTCAACGACGAAGTGAAATACGTCGTTGGCCACCTGTGCTCCAGCTCCACTCAGCCGGCGTCCGACATCTACGAAGACGAAGGCATCCTGATGATCACCGCGGCCTCCACCAGCCCGGACATCACCGCCCGCGGCTACCAGCTGGTGTTCCGCACCATCGGCCTGGACAGCCTGCAAGGCCCGACCGCCGGCAACTTCATTGCCGACCACGTCAAGCCGCAGACCGTTGCCGTCGTGCACGACAAGCAGCAGTACGGTGAAGGCATCGCCACCGCGGTCAAGCAGACCTTGGAAGGCAAAGGCACCAAGGTTGCCGTGTTCGAAGGCATCAACGCCGGCGACAAGGACTTCTCCTCGCTGATCTCCAAGCTCAAGCAGGCCAACGTCGACTTCGTCTACTACGGCGGCTACCACCCGGAGCTGGGCCTGCTGCTGCGCCAGGCCGCCGAGAAAGGCCTGAAAGCCAAGTTCATGGGTCCGGAAGGCGTGGGTAACAAGGAAATCTCCGCCATCGCCGGTCCGGCCTCCGAAGGCCTGCTGGTGACCCTGCCGAAGTCCTTCGACCAGGATCCGAAGAACCAGGCACTGGTCGAGGCCTTCAAGGCCAAGAACCAGGACCCGAGCGGCCCGTTCGTGTTCCCGGCCTACGCCGCCGTGCAGGTCATGGCCGAAGGCATGAAGAAGGCCGGCAGCACCGACACCGACAAGGTCGCTGCCGCGCTGCGCGCCAACAGCTTCGAGACCCCGACCGGCACCCTGGCCTTCGACGAGAAGGGTGACCTGAAGGACTTCAGCTTCGTGGTCTACGAGTGGCACCAGGACGGTACCAAAACCGAAGCCAAGTAA
- a CDS encoding DUF2288 domain-containing protein yields MTDQASTLYAKLLGETAKIAWQELQPFFARGQLLWVSPALDLVEVAQAVAEDQGDKVAAWLQAGQVAKVDEPQAQDYLERDPELWAVVVAPWVLIQERGAGAALH; encoded by the coding sequence ATGACAGATCAAGCAAGCACCCTTTATGCCAAGCTTCTTGGCGAAACGGCCAAGATTGCCTGGCAGGAGCTGCAGCCCTTCTTCGCCCGCGGCCAGTTGCTGTGGGTTAGTCCCGCGCTGGATCTGGTCGAGGTCGCGCAGGCCGTGGCCGAGGATCAGGGTGACAAGGTCGCCGCCTGGCTGCAGGCGGGGCAGGTGGCCAAGGTCGATGAACCCCAGGCGCAGGATTACCTGGAGCGGGACCCGGAGCTATGGGCCGTGGTGGTGGCGCCCTGGGTGCTGATCCAGGAGCGTGGTGCTGGTGCAGCGTTGCACTGA
- a CDS encoding DUF5064 family protein, producing MFEPGHLHRASLPGQIDYAVDLFYEVRHDPQEGQMVHFRMEGQILGRAFKDEFSLHRDTAFNFASVASRVAAKHGLPTNHSLIMRGHDEFDRMFVDIRNKLGAKPGEAVNFDHLEKDGL from the coding sequence ATGTTCGAACCGGGGCATTTGCATAGGGCCAGCCTGCCAGGCCAGATCGATTACGCCGTGGACCTCTTCTATGAGGTGCGCCACGATCCCCAAGAGGGGCAGATGGTCCACTTCCGCATGGAGGGGCAGATACTCGGCCGGGCGTTCAAGGACGAGTTCTCCCTGCATCGCGACACCGCCTTCAACTTTGCCAGCGTGGCCAGCCGGGTCGCCGCCAAGCACGGTCTGCCGACCAATCACTCGTTGATCATGCGTGGCCACGACGAGTTCGATCGGATGTTCGTGGACATTCGCAACAAGCTGGGTGCCAAGCCGGGTGAGGCGGTGAACTTCGATCATCTGGAAAAAGATGGGCTCTGA
- a CDS encoding amino acid aminotransferase: protein MSLFSAVEMAPRDPILGLNEAFNADPRPNKVNLGVGVYFTEEGRIPLLRAVAEAEKARIEAHAPRGYLPIEGIAAYDSAVQKLLFGADSALLAEGRVVTTQAVGGTGALKTGADFLKRLLPNAVVAISDPSWENHRALFESAGFPVQNYRYYDAATNGVNRTGLLEDLQNLPAHSIVVLHACCHNPTGVDLNLDDWKAVLEVLREREHVPFLDIAYQGFGEGIDQDAFAVRLFAESGLPFFVSSSFSKSFSLYGERVGALSIVTASKDEAGRVLSQAKRVIRTNYSNPPTHGATVVASVLNSPELRALWEQELGEMRQRIRDMRLAMVEQLAALGAKRDFSFVARQRGMFSYSGLTAEQVERLKTEFGIYAVGTGRICVAALNRNNLDAVTRAIVQVL, encoded by the coding sequence ATGAGTCTGTTCTCCGCCGTCGAAATGGCGCCGCGCGACCCGATCCTGGGCCTGAATGAAGCCTTCAACGCCGACCCCCGTCCGAACAAGGTCAACCTGGGCGTGGGCGTTTACTTCACCGAGGAGGGGCGAATTCCGCTGCTGCGCGCCGTGGCCGAGGCCGAGAAGGCGCGCATCGAGGCCCATGCGCCGCGCGGCTACTTGCCGATCGAAGGCATCGCCGCCTACGACAGCGCCGTGCAGAAGCTGCTGTTCGGCGCCGACTCCGCCCTGCTGGCCGAAGGCCGCGTGGTCACCACCCAGGCCGTCGGCGGTACCGGCGCACTGAAGACCGGCGCCGACTTCCTCAAGCGCCTGCTGCCGAACGCCGTGGTCGCCATCAGCGACCCGAGCTGGGAAAACCACCGCGCGCTGTTCGAGTCCGCCGGCTTCCCGGTGCAGAACTACCGCTACTACGACGCCGCGACCAACGGCGTGAACCGCACCGGCCTGCTGGAAGACCTGCAGAACCTGCCGGCCCACTCCATCGTCGTGCTGCATGCCTGCTGCCACAACCCGACCGGCGTCGACCTGAACCTGGACGACTGGAAAGCCGTGCTGGAAGTGCTGCGCGAGCGCGAGCACGTGCCCTTCCTCGACATCGCCTACCAGGGCTTCGGCGAGGGTATCGACCAGGACGCCTTCGCCGTGCGCCTGTTCGCCGAATCCGGCCTGCCCTTCTTCGTCTCCAGCTCGTTCTCCAAGTCCTTCTCGCTGTATGGCGAGCGCGTCGGCGCGCTGTCCATCGTCACCGCCAGCAAGGACGAAGCCGGCCGCGTGCTGTCGCAGGCCAAGCGCGTGATTCGCACCAACTACTCCAACCCGCCGACCCACGGTGCCACCGTAGTCGCCAGCGTGCTCAACAGCCCCGAGCTGCGCGCGCTGTGGGAGCAGGAACTGGGCGAGATGCGCCAGCGCATCCGCGACATGCGCCTGGCCATGGTCGAGCAACTGGCCGCCCTCGGCGCCAAGCGCGACTTCAGCTTCGTTGCCCGCCAGCGCGGCATGTTCTCCTACTCCGGCCTGACCGCCGAGCAGGTCGAGCGCCTGAAGACCGAGTTCGGCATCTACGCCGTCGGCACCGGTCGCATCTGCGTCGCCGCGCTGAACCGCAACAATCTGGATGCGGTGACCCGCGCCATCGTCCAGGTGCTCTGA